In Planctomycetota bacterium, the following proteins share a genomic window:
- a CDS encoding TMEM165/GDT1 family protein — protein MDLRLFLVTFGAIFLAELGDKTQLATMSFAAGNRHALWLVFGASALALVTTSALGVLAGSVVARLVDPRHVKIAAGVLFILIGLATLALPDRKREHAFERLHGELERYVVVEQCKTCAKFQGFLRELAEHDHPELRRIVRRLRVPADDRHDALGCKDCSTDRLRALFADERAKARPPA, from the coding sequence ATGGACCTGAGGCTTTTTCTGGTGACGTTTGGCGCGATCTTCCTGGCCGAGCTGGGCGACAAGACGCAGCTCGCGACGATGAGCTTCGCGGCGGGCAACCGCCACGCGCTGTGGCTGGTCTTCGGCGCGTCGGCCCTCGCGCTCGTCACCACGAGCGCCCTGGGCGTGCTCGCGGGCAGCGTGGTGGCGCGGCTGGTGGACCCCCGGCACGTCAAGATCGCGGCGGGCGTGCTCTTCATCCTCATCGGGCTGGCCACGCTGGCGCTGCCCGACAGGAAGCGCGAGCACGCCTTCGAGCGCCTGCACGGCGAGCTCGAGCGCTACGTGGTGGTCGAGCAGTGCAAGACCTGCGCGAAGTTCCAGGGCTTCCTCCGCGAGCTGGCCGAGCACGACCACCCCGAGCTGCGCCGCATCGTCCGCCGATTGCGCGTGCCCGCCGACGATCGCCACGATGCCCTGGGCTGCAAGGACTGCTCGACGGACCGCCTGCGCGCGCTCTTCGCCGACGAGCGCGCGAAGGCGCGGCCGCCGGCCTAG
- a CDS encoding helicase-associated domain-containing protein — protein MQLDEFLNARSIANLQILQWIWAPATRRSASKHELLRTLRQQMLSPERAREGFLNLDEAQQEFLRGLLRLDGYEGEARVLLRRLSTPPATAQAERELAEDLDRRGFLACSMRKVWGQAETLFVTMPAELGDVLAEVLNLDLRDPALMLSLRAYLARRPPDVRRRLAGAPGAPETLLADLVRPEAVEARIAALPSDALRRAVRLALDDHAGILPLERFPSLGLDMEAVDASAWRSALEAGLLGTFGHLSLLEHGLGDDHDCLALYQEIVEAHAAARAVAKPDLDHTYACGVDFLTDLMAAVDFLRANPSKLTAAGRFFKGARNQLLPQAALRTGFFMDEDSLLAFKLAAARELGLLETRDDGRVSAAPGAAAWQSGPLVEQARALLDALLRLAEGACPPVHFRALARLARDVLLAARPGVWMPTNAFLARLVSRYLLELLQREAPQAQEPAAADEALWRYPRALRTVAAVLADAREPLLQALNYAGVMDIGRCGGQSFVAASPLAPILLGSAPLPAPRGPLLLVNPDAEVILFPEEGHLELLHRLCAFCERGKNEVTLHLRITQESVQKAVLRGLTPDAILATLARNNRAPLPQNIEYSVRNWAAGVHPAKVCTLHVLEVHSAEALDAALRLPEVAPLVVRRLSPTAAVLCAPQLGPEAEAALKQLGIHLM, from the coding sequence ATGCAGCTCGACGAGTTTCTCAACGCGCGCAGCATCGCCAACCTCCAGATTCTCCAGTGGATCTGGGCGCCCGCCACGCGCCGCAGCGCCTCGAAGCACGAGCTGCTGCGCACCCTGCGCCAGCAGATGCTCTCGCCCGAGCGCGCGCGCGAGGGCTTCCTGAACCTCGACGAGGCCCAGCAGGAGTTCCTCCGCGGCCTGCTGCGCCTCGACGGCTACGAGGGCGAGGCCCGCGTGCTGCTCCGCCGCCTCTCCACGCCGCCCGCCACGGCCCAGGCCGAGCGCGAGCTCGCCGAGGACCTCGACCGCCGCGGCTTCCTCGCCTGCTCGATGCGCAAGGTCTGGGGCCAGGCCGAGACCCTCTTCGTCACCATGCCCGCCGAGCTGGGCGACGTGCTGGCCGAGGTGCTCAACCTCGACCTGCGCGACCCGGCGCTCATGCTCAGCCTGCGCGCCTACCTGGCCCGCCGCCCGCCCGACGTGCGCCGGCGCCTCGCCGGCGCCCCCGGCGCCCCCGAGACGCTGCTGGCCGACCTCGTGCGGCCCGAGGCCGTCGAGGCCCGCATCGCCGCGCTGCCCAGCGACGCGCTCCGGCGCGCCGTGCGCCTCGCCCTCGACGACCACGCCGGCATCCTGCCCCTCGAGCGCTTCCCCTCGCTGGGCCTCGACATGGAGGCGGTGGACGCCTCCGCCTGGCGCTCCGCGCTCGAGGCCGGCCTGCTCGGCACGTTCGGCCACCTGTCGCTCCTCGAACACGGCCTCGGCGACGACCACGACTGCCTCGCCCTCTACCAGGAGATCGTCGAGGCCCACGCCGCCGCCCGAGCCGTCGCCAAGCCGGACCTCGACCACACCTACGCTTGCGGCGTCGACTTCCTCACCGACCTGATGGCGGCGGTGGATTTCCTGCGGGCGAACCCCTCGAAGCTCACGGCGGCGGGCCGCTTCTTCAAGGGCGCGCGCAACCAGCTCCTGCCGCAGGCCGCCCTCCGCACGGGCTTCTTCATGGACGAGGACTCGCTGCTGGCCTTCAAGCTGGCGGCGGCCAGAGAGTTGGGGCTGCTCGAGACGCGCGACGATGGCCGCGTCTCGGCGGCCCCCGGGGCCGCCGCCTGGCAGAGCGGCCCGCTCGTCGAGCAGGCCCGGGCGCTGCTGGACGCGCTGCTGCGGCTGGCGGAGGGCGCCTGCCCGCCGGTGCACTTTCGCGCCTTGGCCCGCCTCGCGCGCGACGTGCTCCTTGCCGCGCGGCCGGGCGTGTGGATGCCCACCAACGCCTTTCTGGCGCGGCTCGTCTCGCGCTACCTTCTCGAGTTGCTCCAGCGCGAGGCGCCTCAGGCCCAGGAACCGGCCGCCGCGGATGAGGCCCTGTGGCGCTACCCCAGAGCCCTGCGCACCGTTGCGGCCGTGCTCGCCGATGCCCGAGAGCCGCTGCTCCAGGCGCTCAACTATGCTGGGGTGATGGACATCGGGCGATGCGGCGGCCAGTCGTTCGTGGCCGCCTCCCCCCTCGCGCCCATTCTGCTCGGCAGCGCGCCGCTGCCCGCGCCACGCGGGCCGCTCCTGCTCGTCAACCCCGACGCCGAGGTCATCCTTTTCCCCGAGGAAGGCCACCTGGAGTTGCTCCACCGCCTATGCGCCTTTTGCGAGCGCGGGAAGAACGAGGTCACCCTTCACCTTCGCATCACCCAGGAGAGCGTGCAGAAGGCCGTCCTGCGCGGCCTGACCCCCGACGCGATCCTCGCCACGCTGGCCCGGAACAATCGGGCGCCGCTGCCGCAGAACATCGAGTACTCGGTGCGGAACTGGGCCGCCGGCGTGCATCCGGCCAAGGTTTGCACCCTGCACGTGCTCGAGGTCCACTCGGCGGAGGCCCTCGATGCCGCCCTGCGCCTGCCCGAGGTGGCCCCGCTCGTCGTTCGCCGACTCTCCCCCACTGCGGCCGTTCTCTGCGCGCCCCAGCTCGGCCCTGAGGCCGAAGCCGCCCTCAAGCAGTTGGGCATTCACCTGATGTGA
- a CDS encoding type II toxin-antitoxin system HicB family antitoxin, which translates to MDSRYEIIIYWSDEDGAFLAEVPELPGCMADGATYQEALAHAQVAIDEWLETARQIGRAAPEPRGRLIYA; encoded by the coding sequence ATGGACAGCCGTTACGAGATCATCATCTACTGGAGCGACGAGGACGGCGCCTTCCTGGCCGAAGTGCCCGAGCTGCCCGGCTGCATGGCCGACGGCGCGACTTACCAGGAAGCGCTTGCCCACGCGCAGGTGGCCATTGACGAGTGGCTTGAGACCGCTCGCCAGATTGGCCGCGCCGCCCCTGAGCCCAGGGGCCGCCTCATCTATGCGTGA
- a CDS encoding ZIP family metal transporter has translation MTPFSQWHPVLQALAGGLFTWGVTAAGSVPVFFTRRLNQKFLDAMLGMAAGVMMAASYWSLLAPAIEMSERMGGCKWLPAVVGFLAGAAVLRVFDALLPHLHPDLADTPGAAEGLKSRWRRSILLVMAITLHNIPEGLAVGVAFGAIPHLTAGGMSPAAALGGAIALAVGIGLQNFPEGMAVAFPLRREGLSPARCFWYGQLSAIVEPIGAVLGAGLVLLVRPILPYALAFAAGAMIFVVAEELIPEAQREGNTDLATMGVIGGFAIMMFLDVALG, from the coding sequence ATGACTCCGTTTTCGCAGTGGCATCCGGTGCTCCAGGCTCTGGCCGGCGGGCTGTTCACGTGGGGCGTGACGGCGGCCGGCTCGGTGCCGGTGTTTTTCACGCGGCGGCTGAACCAGAAGTTTCTCGACGCCATGCTGGGCATGGCGGCGGGGGTGATGATGGCGGCGAGCTACTGGTCGCTGCTGGCGCCGGCCATCGAGATGAGCGAGCGGATGGGCGGCTGCAAGTGGCTGCCCGCCGTGGTCGGCTTCCTCGCCGGGGCGGCGGTGTTGCGGGTGTTCGACGCCCTGCTGCCGCACCTGCACCCCGATCTGGCCGACACGCCGGGCGCGGCCGAGGGCCTGAAGAGTCGCTGGCGCCGCTCGATCCTGCTGGTGATGGCGATCACGCTGCACAACATCCCCGAGGGGCTGGCGGTGGGGGTGGCGTTCGGCGCGATCCCGCACCTGACGGCCGGCGGCATGTCGCCGGCGGCGGCGCTGGGCGGGGCCATTGCGCTGGCCGTGGGCATCGGGCTCCAGAACTTCCCCGAGGGCATGGCCGTGGCCTTCCCGCTGCGGCGCGAGGGGCTGTCGCCCGCGCGGTGTTTCTGGTACGGCCAGCTCTCGGCCATCGTGGAGCCGATCGGCGCCGTGCTCGGGGCGGGCCTCGTGCTGCTCGTGCGGCCGATTCTGCCCTACGCGCTGGCCTTCGCGGCCGGCGCGATGATCTTCGTCGTGGCCGAGGAGCTGATCCCCGAGGCCCAGCGCGAGGGGAACACCGACCTCGCCACCATGGGCGTCATCGGCGGCTTCGCCATCATGATGTTCCTCGATGTGGCGTTGGGATGA
- a CDS encoding pyruvate formate lyase family protein: protein MNDRISFLRERALTSRYVADPDWKRLREESLAQTEGEPAVVREAKALAHYWLHRPIAIHEGELLVGARAGLIYGAERSKAQSFGRQRFEPWWPMPDHVAALIREGVLSPAGNHTTLDYDAVLSGGFHGLIARIEERRARLAPDAAASVPLAKRAPSDEPRAFLDALRLVAEGYIAFCRRHADLAETLAAQHESCHSELVEEPFERGDRGKGADSVAGASSPERRFDALSMAERRCELLTIAAHCRRVVAEPPRTFWEACQAAWFAFLFAPDAPGRVDQYLCPFYRRDIAAGTLTPEFARELLACLWLKVFEFMGAEAAVAAHQHLTLGGTRADGADVSNELTWLCLDVTEELRLQRPQVGLRCHAATPPALLRRAVRVLRTHAGNPDFCNDEQIVPALVRLGVAPEDARDFSLSGCHEVIVTGKAQMGAVEGFLNLPKLLRVALGLEPKLPPPRDPAALDSFEKLWAALEEAIDAAVAGAHAFSLDRDRRQAEIPGGILTASLVTSDCIEACRGYTQGGARYNFCNWDAIGLANLADALVAIRRLVYDEHVLTLAELAEALRTNWDGREGLRQRIVNRMPRFGNDEPEPDALAARILERLEAILARRTPFRGGRYTLGTLAGGENMHVEFGRLTGATPDGRRAGEPLADSLAAAQGRDRRGVTAMLNSVAKLPHRLLPTSVSVNVKLDPALLESDAGVEKVAALIAAHFAAGGQQLQFNFVNRAMLLEARRCPEKHAGLMVRVAGYSAPFISLWEDLQDEIIARTEHRA, encoded by the coding sequence ATGAATGACCGAATCTCCTTCCTCCGCGAGCGGGCGCTGACGAGCCGCTACGTCGCCGACCCCGACTGGAAGCGGCTGCGGGAGGAGTCCCTCGCGCAGACCGAGGGCGAGCCGGCGGTGGTGCGCGAGGCCAAGGCCCTTGCCCACTACTGGCTCCACCGCCCCATCGCCATCCACGAGGGCGAACTGCTCGTGGGCGCGCGGGCGGGGCTGATCTACGGCGCGGAGCGCTCGAAGGCGCAGTCGTTCGGCCGCCAGCGCTTCGAGCCCTGGTGGCCGATGCCCGACCACGTGGCCGCCCTCATCCGCGAGGGCGTGCTCAGCCCGGCCGGCAACCACACCACGCTCGACTACGACGCCGTGCTCTCGGGCGGCTTCCACGGCCTGATCGCCCGCATCGAGGAGCGCAGGGCGCGTCTCGCTCCCGACGCAGCCGCAAGCGTCCCGCTTGCGAAGCGCGCGCCCAGCGACGAGCCGCGGGCCTTCCTCGACGCCCTGCGCCTCGTGGCCGAGGGTTACATCGCCTTCTGCCGCCGCCACGCCGACCTGGCGGAGACCCTCGCCGCGCAGCACGAGTCCTGTCATTCCGAGCTCGTCGAGGAACCTTTCGAGAGAGGAGACCGAGGCAAGGGAGCCGACTCCGTTGCCGGAGCCAGCTCCCCTGAAAGGCGCTTCGACGCGCTCAGCATGGCAGAGCGCCGGTGCGAGCTGCTCACCATCGCCGCCCACTGCCGCCGCGTGGTGGCCGAGCCGCCGCGCACCTTCTGGGAGGCCTGCCAGGCCGCCTGGTTCGCGTTCCTCTTCGCGCCCGACGCCCCGGGCCGCGTGGACCAGTATCTCTGCCCCTTCTATCGCCGCGACATCGCCGCGGGCACGCTCACGCCCGAGTTCGCCCGCGAGCTGCTCGCCTGCCTGTGGCTCAAGGTCTTCGAGTTCATGGGCGCCGAGGCCGCCGTCGCCGCCCACCAGCACCTCACCCTCGGCGGCACCCGGGCCGACGGCGCCGACGTCTCGAACGAGCTGACCTGGCTGTGCCTCGACGTGACCGAGGAGCTGCGCCTCCAGCGCCCGCAGGTGGGTCTCCGCTGCCACGCGGCCACGCCCCCCGCGCTCCTGCGCCGCGCCGTGCGCGTGCTGAGAACCCACGCCGGCAACCCCGACTTCTGCAACGACGAGCAGATCGTGCCCGCCCTCGTCCGCCTCGGCGTCGCGCCCGAGGACGCGCGCGACTTCTCGCTCTCCGGCTGCCACGAGGTGATCGTCACCGGCAAGGCCCAGATGGGCGCCGTCGAGGGCTTCCTCAACCTGCCGAAACTGCTGCGCGTCGCCCTCGGCCTCGAGCCCAAGCTGCCGCCGCCCCGCGACCCCGCCGCGCTCGACTCCTTCGAGAAGCTCTGGGCCGCCCTCGAGGAGGCGATCGACGCCGCGGTGGCCGGCGCCCACGCCTTCTCGCTCGACCGCGACCGCCGCCAGGCCGAAATCCCCGGCGGCATCCTCACCGCTTCGCTCGTGACCAGCGACTGCATCGAGGCCTGCCGCGGCTACACCCAGGGCGGCGCCCGCTACAACTTCTGCAACTGGGACGCCATCGGCCTCGCCAACCTGGCCGACGCGCTCGTCGCCATTCGCCGCCTGGTCTACGACGAGCATGTCCTCACGCTCGCCGAGCTGGCCGAGGCCCTCCGTACCAACTGGGACGGCCGCGAGGGGCTGCGCCAGCGCATCGTGAACCGGATGCCCCGCTTCGGCAACGACGAGCCCGAACCCGACGCCCTGGCCGCCCGCATCCTCGAGCGCCTCGAGGCCATTCTCGCCCGCCGCACGCCTTTCCGCGGCGGGCGCTACACCCTCGGCACCCTCGCCGGCGGCGAGAACATGCACGTCGAGTTCGGCCGCCTCACGGGCGCCACGCCCGACGGCCGCCGCGCCGGCGAGCCGCTGGCCGACAGCCTGGCCGCCGCCCAGGGGCGCGACCGCCGCGGCGTCACGGCCATGCTCAACTCCGTCGCCAAACTGCCCCACCGCCTGCTCCCCACGTCGGTGTCGGTGAACGTCAAGCTCGACCCCGCGCTGCTGGAGTCCGACGCCGGCGTCGAGAAGGTCGCCGCCCTGATCGCCGCGCACTTCGCGGCCGGCGGCCAGCAGCTTCAGTTCAACTTCGTCAACCGAGCGATGCTGCTCGAGGCCCGCCGCTGCCCCGAGAAACACGCCGGCCTGATGGTGCGCGTGGCAGGCTACTCCGCCCCCTTCATCTCCCTGTGGGAGGATCTCCAGGACGAGATCATCGCCCGCACCGAGCACCGCGCGTGA
- a CDS encoding lysylphosphatidylglycerol synthase transmembrane domain-containing protein produces MRGVMRFAILLPVTVLLLAAIVWAVGFEETAKQVRLAGLPAFASVGGLSLLFIIAQSLAWLLLNRPVGHRVRFRTLVEATTVGQAGNIITPSTYLGGEPLRVAYVGKMAGLPYPQVAGTVLLCKYLELLSFMLLFGFSAVVAALEYKDVLFRPPNLVGGIAIVTVAGLLLGFCGLLWVSLWRRWRPLTQMVRALARARPLRRLVARLWHRVAEMEDQTSRVFCEEGRTSFSAFGMMLASHAIVFAKPLAFFLLGGRLRLGLGELCLIFAAGQLLLAVQLTPSGVGMLDGGLIAVFALLGYNTAAHAAMAMAYLLCLRLWDVAVIGIGALLAARVGARFLIAKPPPLVGAGACEKPGVGGAAP; encoded by the coding sequence ATGCGCGGGGTGATGCGGTTCGCCATTCTCCTGCCCGTGACCGTTCTGCTGCTCGCCGCCATCGTGTGGGCCGTGGGGTTCGAGGAGACGGCGAAGCAGGTGCGGCTCGCGGGCCTGCCGGCCTTCGCGTCGGTGGGCGGCCTCTCGCTGCTGTTCATCATCGCGCAGTCGCTCGCCTGGCTGCTGCTGAACCGCCCCGTGGGGCACCGCGTGCGGTTCCGCACCCTGGTCGAGGCCACCACGGTGGGCCAGGCGGGGAACATCATCACGCCTTCGACCTACCTGGGCGGCGAGCCGCTGCGGGTGGCCTACGTGGGCAAGATGGCGGGCCTGCCCTACCCCCAGGTCGCGGGCACGGTGCTGCTGTGCAAGTATCTGGAGCTGCTGAGCTTCATGCTGCTCTTCGGCTTCAGCGCGGTGGTGGCCGCCCTGGAGTACAAGGACGTGTTGTTCCGGCCGCCCAACCTGGTGGGCGGGATCGCCATCGTGACGGTGGCCGGCCTGCTGCTGGGGTTCTGCGGCCTGCTGTGGGTGTCGCTGTGGCGGCGCTGGCGGCCCTTGACCCAGATGGTGCGCGCGCTGGCCCGCGCGCGCCCGCTGCGGCGCCTCGTGGCGCGGCTGTGGCATCGGGTGGCCGAGATGGAGGACCAGACCTCGCGCGTGTTCTGCGAGGAGGGCCGGACCTCGTTCTCGGCCTTCGGGATGATGCTCGCCTCGCACGCCATCGTGTTCGCCAAGCCCCTGGCCTTCTTCCTGCTCGGCGGGCGGCTGCGCCTCGGGCTGGGCGAGCTGTGCCTGATCTTCGCGGCCGGCCAGCTCCTGCTGGCCGTGCAGCTCACCCCGAGCGGCGTGGGCATGCTCGACGGCGGCCTGATCGCGGTGTTCGCGCTGCTGGGCTATAACACGGCCGCCCACGCGGCCATGGCCATGGCCTATCTGCTCTGCCTGCGGCTGTGGGACGTGGCTGTGATCGGCATCGGCGCGCTGCTGGCGGCGCGCGTGGGGGCGCGCTTTCTCATCGCCAAGCCCCCGCCCCTCGTGGGCGCGGGCGCCTGCGAGAAGCCGGGGGTCGGAGGGGCGGCACCATGA
- a CDS encoding C1 family peptidase produces MNGSRTLACVVCLVVFGEALAAQLPWGRVLPKPAPGGNAIVIEGEALAGQLGTTNGQASVQQMAPFGASWSGGAQLFWAPTQIGARLSTRIQAPAAGNYAVAACFTRAPDYGIVQVAINQVNVGAPFNGYDARVAHSGKVALGVAALQAGANALSLDVVGKDPRATGLLVGLDLLELTPAGAAAGPGPAVVSPNVVEALGQTPPPTAAVVETFTPPTVLARAVMAQRFVAVTPHPAQFKVTKGPLFQLPNEDLRPTIQKLGLQLRDQGGRGTCSVHAMTFLLEYMYATRKNLNFRDLSEEYLNYAANLVTGKMVDGDFFSNLDLGYQKWGTYPEALVPYKATFDPKYKVPQVYMDVAKKWMRFSADFIKPWNANTGATMGQLYNVFIYLEKNTPVAIGMWWPKPGLFQTVNINGVDVMAVPQQRNVDCVDGHSVAIVGYRKDPAFPGGGYFIFRNSWGATWGDQGYGYLPFDYALKYANDLVAYRE; encoded by the coding sequence ATGAACGGCAGTCGGACTCTGGCCTGCGTAGTGTGTCTGGTGGTGTTCGGAGAGGCCCTCGCGGCGCAGTTGCCGTGGGGCCGCGTGCTGCCCAAGCCGGCGCCGGGCGGCAACGCGATCGTGATCGAGGGCGAGGCGCTGGCCGGGCAACTGGGCACGACGAACGGCCAGGCGTCGGTGCAGCAGATGGCGCCCTTCGGGGCGTCGTGGAGCGGGGGCGCGCAGCTCTTCTGGGCGCCCACGCAGATCGGCGCGCGCCTGAGCACGCGCATCCAGGCCCCCGCGGCGGGCAACTACGCGGTGGCCGCCTGCTTCACCCGGGCGCCGGACTACGGCATCGTGCAGGTGGCGATCAACCAGGTCAACGTCGGCGCGCCCTTCAACGGCTACGACGCCCGCGTCGCCCACAGCGGCAAGGTGGCCCTCGGCGTCGCGGCCCTCCAGGCCGGCGCGAACGCCCTTTCGCTCGACGTCGTGGGCAAGGACCCGCGCGCGACCGGGCTGCTGGTGGGCCTGGACCTGCTGGAGCTGACGCCCGCCGGCGCCGCGGCCGGCCCCGGACCAGCCGTCGTGTCGCCCAACGTGGTCGAGGCTCTGGGCCAGACGCCGCCGCCCACGGCCGCCGTGGTGGAGACGTTCACGCCGCCCACCGTGCTGGCGCGGGCCGTGATGGCCCAGCGATTCGTCGCCGTCACCCCTCACCCCGCCCAGTTCAAGGTCACCAAGGGCCCCCTCTTCCAGCTTCCGAACGAGGACCTGCGGCCCACCATCCAGAAGCTCGGCCTCCAGCTTCGCGACCAGGGCGGCCGTGGCACCTGCTCCGTCCACGCCATGACCTTCCTCCTCGAATACATGTACGCCACGCGCAAGAACCTCAACTTCCGCGACCTGTCGGAGGAATACCTCAACTACGCGGCCAACCTCGTGACGGGCAAGATGGTGGACGGCGATTTCTTCAGCAATCTGGACCTCGGCTACCAGAAGTGGGGCACCTACCCCGAGGCCCTCGTGCCCTACAAGGCCACGTTCGACCCCAAGTACAAAGTGCCGCAGGTCTACATGGACGTGGCGAAGAAGTGGATGCGCTTCAGCGCCGACTTCATCAAGCCCTGGAACGCCAACACGGGCGCCACGATGGGCCAGCTCTACAACGTCTTCATCTACCTCGAGAAGAACACCCCCGTGGCCATCGGCATGTGGTGGCCCAAGCCGGGCCTCTTCCAGACCGTGAACATCAACGGCGTGGACGTGATGGCCGTGCCGCAGCAGCGGAATGTGGACTGCGTGGACGGCCACTCGGTGGCGATCGTGGGCTACCGCAAGGACCCGGCGTTCCCCGGCGGCGGCTACTTCATCTTCCGCAACAGTTGGGGCGCCACCTGGGGCGACCAGGGCTACGGCTACCTGCCGTTCGATTACGCGCTGAAGTATGCGAACGATCTGGTGGCCTACCGCGAGTGA
- a CDS encoding TIM barrel protein — protein MDSVSPRGLTRREALAAGAFAAAAAPLAAGAADAPPPPKRRIRQSFAWGCYIKKDADPLQMIKVAADIGFASIEMGPEQHWKAIQDAGMQVAIFGAGGGFVDPKSWDAAERSILAALEKAQKYGIKSLLSLTGNRGERSEKECIDNCVKFLPRVAKPLEQAGVRLCIELLNSKVNHKGYFLDRTALGVEICNQVNSPAIGLLYDIYHMQIMEGDLIRTITENIKLIGHFHTGGNPGRRDMDDQQEIYYPAVMRAIADTGYQGYVGHEFGPKDKDIVAAMKRNFAVCDV, from the coding sequence GTGGATTCCGTTTCCCCGCGCGGGCTCACCCGCCGCGAGGCGCTGGCCGCCGGCGCCTTCGCCGCCGCGGCCGCGCCCTTGGCCGCCGGCGCCGCCGACGCCCCGCCCCCGCCCAAACGCCGCATCCGCCAGAGCTTCGCCTGGGGCTGCTACATCAAGAAGGACGCCGACCCGCTCCAGATGATCAAGGTCGCGGCCGATATCGGCTTCGCCTCCATCGAGATGGGCCCCGAGCAGCACTGGAAGGCCATCCAGGACGCCGGCATGCAGGTCGCCATCTTCGGCGCCGGCGGCGGCTTCGTGGACCCGAAGAGCTGGGACGCGGCGGAGCGCAGCATCCTGGCCGCCCTCGAGAAGGCGCAGAAGTACGGCATCAAGAGCCTGCTCTCGCTCACCGGCAACCGCGGCGAACGCTCCGAGAAAGAGTGCATTGACAACTGCGTCAAGTTCCTCCCCCGCGTGGCCAAGCCCCTCGAACAGGCCGGCGTGCGCCTCTGCATCGAACTGCTCAACAGCAAGGTGAACCACAAGGGCTACTTCCTCGACCGCACCGCCCTCGGCGTCGAAATCTGCAACCAGGTCAACTCCCCCGCCATCGGCCTGCTTTACGACATCTACCACATGCAGATCATGGAGGGCGACCTCATCCGCACCATCACCGAGAACATCAAGCTCATCGGCCACTTCCACACCGGCGGCAACCCCGGCCGACGCGACATGGACGACCAGCAGGAGATCTACTACCCCGCCGTCATGCGCGCCATCGCCGACACCGGCTACCAGGGCTACGTCGGCCACGAGTTCGGCCCCAAGGACAAGGACATCGTGGCGGCGATGAAACGCAACTTCGCCGTCTGCGACGTGTAG
- a CDS encoding sugar phosphate isomerase/epimerase family protein, producing MAATILPRLGRAAETDAPAQLKGRIRQSASKWCYGGISLPDLCAFGKKIGLQAIDLLGPGDFKTLKEHGLACSMVSCNSIPKGFNRTENHEELIRNLRPAIEATSAAGFPNVICFSGNNQGMAKDEGLKNCAEGLKKIVGFAEEKKVVLCMEYLNSKGHKDYMCDDSKWAFDLVKAVGSPNFKILYDIYHVAEMEAQIVEEGGKRVAKHRIGQLIKDNIDAIGHFHTGGYPGRNDLDATQLLDWPALMKIIAETGYKGYVAHEFVPKAKDPAGKLAALKQAVELCDV from the coding sequence GTGGCGGCCACGATTCTGCCCCGCCTCGGCCGCGCCGCCGAGACCGATGCCCCCGCCCAGCTCAAGGGCCGCATCCGCCAGTCGGCCAGCAAGTGGTGCTACGGCGGCATCTCGCTGCCCGACCTGTGCGCCTTCGGCAAGAAGATCGGCCTCCAGGCCATTGACCTCCTCGGCCCCGGCGACTTCAAGACCCTCAAGGAGCACGGGCTCGCCTGCTCGATGGTGAGCTGCAACAGCATCCCCAAGGGCTTCAACCGCACCGAGAACCACGAGGAACTCATCCGAAACCTCCGCCCCGCCATCGAGGCCACCTCCGCCGCCGGATTCCCCAACGTCATCTGCTTCTCCGGCAACAACCAGGGCATGGCCAAGGACGAGGGCCTCAAGAACTGCGCCGAGGGCCTCAAGAAGATCGTCGGCTTCGCCGAGGAGAAAAAGGTCGTCCTCTGCATGGAATACCTCAATAGCAAGGGCCACAAGGACTACATGTGCGATGACTCGAAGTGGGCCTTCGACCTCGTCAAGGCCGTCGGTTCGCCCAACTTCAAAATCCTCTACGACATCTACCACGTGGCCGAGATGGAGGCCCAGATCGTCGAGGAGGGCGGCAAGCGCGTCGCCAAGCACCGCATCGGCCAGCTCATCAAGGACAACATTGACGCCATCGGCCACTTCCACACCGGCGGCTACCCCGGCCGCAACGACCTCGACGCCACGCAGCTCCTCGACTGGCCGGCGCTCATGAAGATCATCGCCGAGACCGGCTACAAGGGCTACGTCGCCCACGAGTTTGTGCCCAAGGCCAAGGACCCCGCCGGCAAGCTCGCCGCCCTCAAGCAGGCCGTCGAACTGTGCGACGTGTAG
- a CDS encoding TIGR03067 domain-containing protein, whose product MLAKWLWMSVLVSLVGAAEEPADAQKMQGTWTIEAAEKHGEKQPADALKALRAVIKDDTFVFKMGDQEAEKATIKLDPAKTPKAIDFQPASVAGTEKKPSLGIYELKDDTLRLCWRKEGGARPTEFATSADDRDSVLMVLKRERKE is encoded by the coding sequence GTGCTCGCAAAGTGGCTGTGGATGTCGGTCCTCGTGTCGCTCGTGGGCGCCGCCGAGGAACCCGCCGACGCGCAGAAGATGCAGGGCACCTGGACCATCGAGGCCGCCGAGAAACACGGCGAGAAGCAGCCGGCCGACGCGCTCAAGGCCCTCCGCGCCGTGATCAAGGACGACACCTTCGTCTTCAAGATGGGCGACCAGGAGGCCGAGAAGGCCACCATCAAGCTCGACCCCGCCAAGACCCCCAAGGCCATTGACTTTCAGCCCGCGTCCGTCGCAGGCACGGAGAAGAAGCCTTCGCTCGGCATCTACGAGCTGAAGGACGACACGCTGAGGCTCTGCTGGCGCAAAGAGGGCGGAGCACGGCCCACCGAATTCGCCACCTCCGCCGACGACCGCGACTCCGTGCTCATGGTCCTCAAGCGCGAGAGGAAAGAATGA